Proteins found in one Streptomyces sp. CB09001 genomic segment:
- a CDS encoding TadE/TadG family type IV pilus assembly protein: MPYSRRKPTGMPYFGRGRVRDRGQVAIEYLGFLPILVLVGMAVVQLGLIAYTAQQAGTAARAGARSASLQESAADACAAAVSSWLADGTDCPASYGGDEVTVTATVDIPSIVPGWDFGPATRTATMPLDH; this comes from the coding sequence ATGCCGTACTCCCGCCGGAAGCCGACTGGGATGCCGTACTTCGGCAGGGGACGTGTGCGGGACCGGGGCCAGGTGGCCATCGAGTACCTGGGCTTCCTCCCGATCCTGGTCCTCGTCGGGATGGCCGTCGTACAGCTCGGCCTGATCGCGTACACCGCCCAGCAGGCCGGCACCGCGGCCCGCGCGGGGGCGCGCAGCGCCTCGCTCCAGGAGAGCGCCGCGGACGCCTGCGCGGCGGCCGTCAGCAGCTGGCTGGCGGACGGCACGGACTGCCCGGCGTCGTACGGCGGCGACGAGGTGACGGTCACCGCGACCGTCGACATCCCCTCGATCGTCCCCGGCTGGGACTTCGGCCCCGCCACCCGGACCGCCACCATGCCGCTGGACCACTGA
- a CDS encoding P-loop NTPase — translation MATRILPAVGDPDAVRSLTTLLSQLPDAEPVAPVTDSTQLVDTLARLAAESVDELPEVVVVHERIGPVPALELIREVALRFPAVGVILVTSDPGPGLFQAAMDHGARGLVALPLGYEELASRVQAVAQWSAGVRRHLGGAVDVFTGTGGTVVTVSGAKGGVGATLTAVQLALAAQASGRSTALLDMDLQTGDVASYLDVRFRRSVADLAAITDLSPRVLADAVFRHDSGLALLLAPGEGERGEEVTDRAARQIVGALRSRYEVVVVDCGAQLGGAGAAAVETADTALLVTTPDVVAVRGAKRAVRMWERLQIRKAAETTVVVNRHTRGTEIQPALIQKITGTAIAATTVPANFKELQGAVDAGRVHELDARSTVKQALWALAGELGLAGVSDGGRKGHGRFRGDRGDRGDRGAAGFRRRKDGAG, via the coding sequence ATGGCCACGAGGATCCTCCCGGCAGTCGGCGACCCGGACGCCGTACGGTCCCTCACGACCCTGCTCAGCCAGCTGCCGGACGCCGAACCGGTCGCTCCGGTCACCGACTCCACCCAGCTCGTCGACACCCTCGCCCGCCTCGCCGCCGAGTCGGTCGACGAACTGCCCGAGGTCGTCGTCGTCCACGAGCGCATCGGACCGGTCCCGGCCCTTGAGCTGATCCGCGAGGTCGCGCTCCGCTTCCCGGCCGTCGGTGTCATCCTCGTCACCTCCGACCCCGGCCCCGGCCTCTTCCAGGCCGCCATGGACCACGGCGCCCGCGGCCTGGTCGCCCTCCCGCTCGGCTACGAGGAACTCGCCAGCCGCGTCCAGGCGGTGGCCCAGTGGTCGGCGGGCGTACGCCGGCACCTCGGCGGCGCCGTCGACGTGTTCACCGGAACCGGCGGCACCGTCGTCACCGTCAGCGGCGCGAAGGGCGGCGTGGGCGCCACCCTGACCGCCGTCCAACTCGCCCTGGCTGCCCAGGCGTCCGGCCGGTCCACGGCCCTGCTCGACATGGACCTCCAGACCGGCGACGTCGCCTCCTACCTGGACGTCCGGTTCCGCCGCTCCGTGGCCGACCTGGCCGCCATCACCGACCTCTCGCCGCGCGTCCTGGCCGACGCCGTCTTCCGCCACGACAGCGGCCTGGCCCTGCTGCTCGCCCCCGGCGAGGGCGAACGCGGCGAGGAGGTCACCGACCGCGCTGCCCGCCAGATCGTGGGCGCCCTGCGCTCCCGGTACGAGGTCGTCGTCGTCGACTGCGGCGCCCAGCTCGGCGGGGCCGGCGCGGCCGCCGTGGAGACGGCCGACACGGCGCTGCTGGTCACCACCCCGGACGTGGTCGCCGTACGGGGCGCCAAGCGGGCGGTGCGGATGTGGGAACGGCTGCAGATCCGCAAGGCGGCGGAGACCACCGTGGTCGTCAACCGGCACACGCGGGGCACGGAGATCCAGCCCGCGCTGATCCAGAAGATCACCGGCACGGCGATCGCCGCCACCACGGTCCCCGCCAACTTCAAGGAGCTCCAGGGCGCCGTGGACGCGGGCCGCGTCCACGAACTGGACGCCAGGAGCACCGTGAAGCAGGCCCTGTGGGCCCTCGCGGGCGAACTGGGCCTGGCCGGCGTGTCCGACGGGGGCCGCAAGGGGCACGGTCGCTTCCGCGGCGACCGGGGTGACCGGGGTGACCGGGGTGCGGCCGGCTTCCGGCGCCGGAAGGATGGTGCCGGGTGA
- the cpaB gene encoding Flp pilus assembly protein CpaB — MNSRQRRGIILLILSVLCALGAFAGVLSVINDVKSKVGPEVTAYRVKSDIEPYTELGATQFEKVEMPERWLSENAVTDLSQVRGKIAVTTLEAGSLLQTDMIVETPALRPGQQEVAIMIDAATGVAGKITPGSTVNVYATFEGPREGDPDQSKIIVTGAKVIDVGELTSLEPDEDSRDREPTDAVPITFALSTIDAQRITYAESFARRVRLALVAPGSDTAVPDKDRTYELAKDK, encoded by the coding sequence ATGAACTCCCGTCAGCGCCGCGGCATCATCCTGCTGATCCTGTCGGTCCTCTGCGCCCTCGGCGCCTTCGCCGGCGTGCTGTCCGTCATCAACGACGTGAAGTCCAAGGTCGGCCCCGAGGTGACCGCGTACCGGGTGAAGTCCGACATCGAGCCCTACACGGAGCTCGGCGCGACGCAGTTCGAGAAGGTCGAGATGCCCGAGCGCTGGCTGTCCGAGAACGCCGTGACCGACCTGTCCCAGGTCCGCGGAAAGATAGCCGTGACCACGCTGGAGGCGGGCTCGCTGCTCCAGACCGACATGATCGTCGAGACGCCCGCCCTGCGGCCCGGGCAGCAGGAGGTCGCCATCATGATCGACGCGGCGACCGGCGTCGCCGGGAAGATCACCCCGGGTTCCACCGTCAACGTGTACGCCACCTTCGAGGGTCCGCGCGAGGGCGACCCCGACCAGTCGAAGATCATCGTGACCGGCGCCAAGGTCATCGACGTCGGCGAACTCACCTCGCTGGAGCCCGACGAGGACAGCCGCGACCGCGAACCCACCGACGCCGTCCCCATCACCTTCGCCCTGTCCACCATCGACGCGCAGCGCATCACCTACGCCGAGTCGTTCGCCCGGCGCGTCCGGCTCGCGCTGGTGGCCCCCGGCAGCGACACCGCGGTACCCGACAAGGACCGTACGTACGAACTCGCGAAGGACAAGTGA
- a CDS encoding TadE/TadG family type IV pilus assembly protein, with protein sequence MSGLRGRDRARDSGQVTIEFLGMTPVIIATLVVLWQLVLVGYTYTLAGNAADEAVRAATAADRGARQGACQEAGLDKLPGAWEGGAGVDCGTAGGYVTADVRIEVPLLFPGTLSVPFTVHGHAGAVEEEDD encoded by the coding sequence GTGAGCGGGTTACGCGGGCGGGACCGTGCCCGGGACAGCGGTCAGGTCACCATCGAGTTCCTCGGCATGACGCCGGTGATCATCGCGACGCTGGTGGTGCTGTGGCAGCTCGTGCTCGTGGGATACACGTACACGCTCGCGGGGAATGCTGCGGACGAGGCGGTACGGGCGGCGACCGCGGCCGACCGCGGGGCGCGGCAGGGCGCCTGCCAGGAGGCGGGCCTGGACAAGCTGCCGGGCGCGTGGGAGGGAGGCGCCGGTGTGGACTGCGGCACCGCGGGCGGTTACGTCACCGCCGACGTGCGCATCGAGGTGCCCCTCCTCTTCCCGGGCACCCTCAGCGTCCCGTTCACCGTGCACGGCCACGCGGGGGCCGTGGAAGAGGAGGACGACTGA